A genomic region of Macaca thibetana thibetana isolate TM-01 chromosome 14, ASM2454274v1, whole genome shotgun sequence contains the following coding sequences:
- the SPA17 gene encoding sperm surface protein Sp17 has protein sequence MSIPFSNTHYRIPQGFGNLLEGLTREILREQPDNIPAFAAAYFESLLEKREKTNFDPAEWGSKVEDRFYNNHAFEEQEPPEKSDPKQEESQISGKEEETSVTILDSSEEDKEKEEVAAVKIQAAFRGHVAREEVKKMKTDSLQNEEKEENK, from the exons ATGTCGATTCCATTCTCCAACACCCACTACCGAATTCCACAAGGATTTGGGAATCTTCTTGAAGGGCTGACACGCGAGATTCTGAGAGAGCAACCGGACAATATACCAGCTTTTGCAGCAGCCTATTTTGAGAGCCTtctagagaaaagagaga aaacCAACTTTGATCCAGCAGAATGGGGGAGTAAGGTAGAAGACCGCTTCTATAACAATCATGCATTCGAG GAGCAAGAACCACCTGAGAAAAGTGATCCTAAACAAGAAGAATCTCAGATAtctgggaaggaggaagagacatCAGTCACCATCTTA GACTCTTCTGAGGAagataaggaaaaagaagaggttgCTGCTGTCAAAATCCAAGCTGCCTTCCGGGGACACGTAGCCAGAGAGgaggtaaagaaaatgaaaacagatagtcttcaaaatgaggaaaaagaggaaaacaagtgA